The Bacillus carboniphilus genome includes a window with the following:
- a CDS encoding DUF2892 domain-containing protein, which yields MFQVKPNIGIVNALIRITCGLTMLSWVTAKLVKRPWRDSYLIVAAIAAMKVGEGIVRYCPITALFKEGNMNINMFQDLTNNKDQDQPPSTTSYGSVD from the coding sequence ATGTTTCAAGTAAAGCCTAACATAGGGATTGTAAATGCACTTATTAGAATTACATGTGGCCTCACCATGCTTTCATGGGTAACTGCCAAATTAGTAAAAAGACCATGGAGAGATTCCTATTTAATCGTTGCTGCTATTGCTGCTATGAAGGTAGGAGAAGGAATCGTCCGCTATTGCCCAATAACTGCATTGTTTAAAGAAGGGAATATGAACATAAACATGTTTCAAGACTTAACGAATAACAAGGACCAGGATCAACCGCCATCTACTACTTCTTATGGTTCTGTCGACTAA
- a CDS encoding EYxxD motif small membrane protein, with amino-acid sequence MFWEYLTDMSFVLITVIGGIVALAYVYIHKSRKKARD; translated from the coding sequence ATGTTCTGGGAATATTTGACCGATATGTCATTCGTCCTAATTACTGTCATTGGTGGAATCGTGGCCTTAGCGTATGTATACATCCACAAATCAAGGAAAAAGGCTAGGGATTAG